The following coding sequences are from one Sphaeramia orbicularis chromosome 11, fSphaOr1.1, whole genome shotgun sequence window:
- the olah gene encoding S-acyl fatty acid synthase thioesterase, medium chain, producing the protein MEKVINCFKKRPDAVARLICFPWAGGGSIHYARWGNVLNSSIEVFAVKLPGRESRAKEPFFQNMQQIVDEVISVLLPVMKEKPFALFGHSFGAFTSFAVADALKKLHNIEPVHIFLSGASAPYSEMRINTPKRSELSDEDFLRWMSSVGGTPPELLSNPEVLKLFLPALKADLHVVESYKCNKPETPFLSCPVSCFDGKEDIPHDLQAWKDATTGDFTVRMFDGAHFYLKDSANEKVLLDYITKQLETSEMDYL; encoded by the exons ATGGAAAAGGTGATCAACTGTTTCAAGAAAAGGCCTGATGCTGTGGCTAGACTCATCTGCTTTCCCTGGGCTGGAGGAGGCTCCATACACTATGCACGATGGGGAAATGTACTCAACAGCTCTATAGaag TGTTTGCAGTTAAACTTCCGGGCAGAGAGAGTCGAGCCAAAGAGCCGTTCTTCCAAAACATGCAGCAGATTGTGGATGAAGTTATCAGTGTGCTGCTGCCGGTGATGAAAGAGAAACCATTTGCCCTTTTTGGCCACAG TTTTGGTGCCTTCACCAGTTTTGCTGTAGCAGATGCACTGAAGAAACTTCACAACATTGAACCAGTTCACATCTTCCTGTCTGGAGCTTCTGCACCATAT TCAGAGATGCGAATCAACACCCCGAAGAGAAGTGAGTTATCGGATGAGGACTTCCTCCGGTGGATGAGTTCAGTTGGAGGAACTCCTCCTGAGCTTCTGTCCAACCCTGAGGTCCTGAAGCTTTTCCTTCCTGCGCTGAAGGCCGACCTACACGTTGTCGAGAGCTACAA gTGTAACAAGCCTGAGACTCCTTTTCTGTCCTGTCCCGTCTCTTGTTTTGACGGAAAGGAAGACATTCCACATGACTTACAAG CTTGGAAAGACGCCACAACAGGGGACTTCACTGTCAGAATGTTTGATGGAGCTCATTTTTATCTGAAGGATTCAGCAAATGAAAAGGTTTTATTAGACTATATCACAAAGCAGCTGGAAACATCAGAAATGGACTATTTATAA